A region of Beijerinckia sp. 28-YEA-48 DNA encodes the following proteins:
- a CDS encoding M15 family metallopeptidase — protein sequence MKRQIRRAIVAVSLSAAAVLPASAQGLPPGFVRVADVVPGALQDVRYAGSNNFYGRPVPGYSAAECWLFKPVAEALARVEADARVRGLRLVLWDCYRPQRATDAFVRWAADPSDQATKAQYYPNIDKSMLFVAGYIAKNSSHSTGTAIDLGLATADGRVLDFGSSYDLSDPMSATVSTAVPDAARVNRALLHGMMAARGFKNYAREWWHYSYPPAGRQPTYDVPITAR from the coding sequence ATGAAACGCCAGATCAGACGCGCCATTGTCGCTGTCTCCCTTTCGGCCGCTGCTGTTTTGCCGGCGTCGGCCCAAGGGCTTCCGCCGGGTTTCGTGCGGGTTGCCGATGTGGTGCCGGGCGCCTTGCAGGACGTGCGCTACGCCGGCAGCAATAATTTTTACGGCCGGCCGGTGCCGGGCTATAGCGCGGCCGAATGCTGGCTGTTCAAGCCGGTGGCCGAGGCGCTGGCGCGGGTCGAGGCTGATGCGCGGGTGCGCGGACTGCGGCTGGTGCTGTGGGATTGCTATCGGCCGCAACGGGCGACGGATGCTTTCGTGCGCTGGGCCGCCGATCCCTCGGACCAGGCGACCAAGGCGCAGTATTATCCCAATATCGATAAGAGCATGTTGTTTGTCGCCGGCTATATCGCGAAAAACTCATCTCATTCCACCGGTACGGCGATTGATCTGGGTCTCGCCACGGCCGACGGGCGCGTGCTCGACTTTGGCTCGTCCTACGATCTCTCCGATCCGATGTCGGCGACGGTTTCAACCGCTGTGCCCGATGCCGCGCGGGTCAATCGCGCGCTCCTGCATGGGATGATGGCGGCGCGCGGGTTCAAGAATTACGCGCGCGAATGGTGGCACTATTCCTATCCGCCAGCTGGTCGGCAGCCGACCTATGACGTGCCGATCACGGCACGTTGA
- a CDS encoding class I SAM-dependent methyltransferase — protein MSGAAEHMDRIYRWQAPIYDLTRKPYLLGRDQLIASLAPPPGGTVLEIGCGTGRNLVAAARHWPRARFYGFDISTVMLANARRAVQDAGLEKRITLAAADAATFEPQQVFGRGSFDRVFMSYTLSMIPPWREALARGCDALTPEGELFVADFGDQAGLPKTFRAVLYRWLAAFSVTPRLDLDEELDRQALARGRAASVERPYRGYAVLGHIGPVA, from the coding sequence ATGTCGGGCGCCGCCGAACATATGGATCGCATCTACCGCTGGCAGGCGCCGATCTATGATCTGACACGCAAACCCTATCTGCTCGGCCGCGATCAGTTGATTGCTTCGCTTGCGCCGCCGCCGGGCGGAACGGTGCTGGAGATTGGTTGCGGCACCGGGCGCAATCTGGTTGCCGCCGCCAGGCATTGGCCGCGCGCCCGTTTCTATGGCTTCGACATTTCAACGGTGATGCTCGCCAACGCGCGCCGCGCCGTGCAGGATGCGGGTCTCGAAAAGCGCATCACGCTGGCTGCCGCTGATGCGGCGACCTTCGAGCCGCAGCAGGTGTTTGGACGCGGCAGTTTCGATCGCGTCTTCATGTCCTACACGCTGTCGATGATTCCACCATGGCGCGAAGCGCTGGCGCGGGGCTGCGATGCGTTGACGCCAGAAGGTGAATTGTTCGTCGCCGACTTTGGCGATCAAGCCGGTCTGCCCAAAACCTTCCGCGCGGTGCTCTATCGCTGGCTGGCCGCGTTCTCGGTCACGCCGCGGCTTGATCTTGATGAAGAGCTCGATCGGCAGGCGCTGGCGCGCGGGCGCGCTGCGTCGGTCGAGCGGCCCTATCGTGGCTATGCCGTCCTGGGACATATTGGCCCAGTGGCGTAA
- the hemB gene encoding porphobilinogen synthase, producing MASKSGRKVPATQAAPSLDLTHRPRRLRRTDWSRRLTRENVVTVDDLIWPIFIVDGARQRIPVDSMPLVERYSVDEAVREAERAAKLGIPAIALFPYTDPKLRDEDGSEALNDDNLICRACRAIKKSVPEIGLLTDVALDPYTSHGQDGLMRGDEILNDETVHVLVGQALTQARAGADIIAPSDMMDGRVGAIRRGLDAENFQHVQIMAYAAKYASAFYGPFRDAVGSGGLLKGDKRTYQLDPGNSDEALREVELDLAEGADMVMVKPGLPYLDIIRRVHDTFGVPTYAYQVSGEYSMIMAAVERGWLDHEKAMAESLIAFKRAGAKGVLTYFAPFIAEKLAKGL from the coding sequence ATGGCGTCGAAATCAGGCCGGAAAGTCCCCGCAACGCAAGCTGCCCCCAGCCTCGACCTGACCCACCGCCCCCGCCGCCTGCGCCGCACCGACTGGAGCCGCCGGCTGACCCGCGAGAACGTCGTCACGGTCGACGACCTGATCTGGCCGATTTTCATCGTCGACGGCGCCCGCCAGCGCATTCCGGTCGATTCCATGCCGCTGGTCGAGCGTTATTCGGTGGATGAAGCGGTGCGCGAGGCCGAACGGGCCGCCAAGCTTGGCATCCCGGCCATCGCCCTCTTTCCCTATACGGACCCGAAACTGCGCGACGAAGACGGCAGCGAAGCGCTGAACGACGACAATCTGATCTGCCGCGCCTGCCGCGCCATCAAGAAATCCGTGCCCGAGATCGGCCTGCTCACCGACGTGGCGCTCGATCCCTACACCAGCCACGGCCAGGACGGGCTGATGCGCGGCGATGAAATCCTCAACGACGAGACGGTGCATGTGCTCGTCGGCCAGGCGCTGACGCAGGCGCGCGCCGGCGCCGACATCATCGCCCCCTCAGACATGATGGACGGGCGCGTCGGCGCCATCCGCAGAGGGCTCGATGCGGAGAATTTCCAGCATGTGCAAATCATGGCCTATGCGGCCAAATATGCCTCGGCCTTCTACGGCCCGTTCCGTGATGCGGTTGGCTCCGGCGGCCTGCTGAAGGGCGACAAGCGCACCTATCAGCTCGATCCCGGCAATAGCGATGAAGCGCTGCGCGAAGTCGAGCTCGATCTCGCCGAGGGCGCCGACATGGTGATGGTGAAACCCGGCCTGCCCTATCTCGACATCATCCGCCGCGTCCACGATACATTCGGCGTGCCGACCTATGCCTATCAGGTATCGGGCGAATATTCGATGATCATGGCGGCGGTGGAACGCGGCTGGCTCGATCACGAGAAGGCCATGGCCGAAAGCCTGATCGCCTTCAAACGCGCCGGCGCCAAGGGCGTGCTGACCTATTTCGCGCCGTTCATCGCGGAGAAGCTGGCGAAGGGGTTGTGA
- a CDS encoding DUF3419 family protein, with protein sequence MSDIAAAVRRHTTSNLKQAVHKNGTLSREGVLERLFTFAFRGLVYPQIWEDPVVDMDALAIRPTDHVVTIASGGCNVMSYLVAGPAKVTALDLNGAHVALNRLKLAAVRAVPSHKEFYRFFGAADRRDNMDLYQEHVRPQLDETTQRYWEKRSLSGRRRIGAFSRGFYRSGLLGSFIGAAHLVARLHGCDPKRILSAKTREEQRELFEKHYAPVFNSFLLRRIVANPASLYGLGIPPAQYRALAGDEGMAAVLKKRLETLCCDFDIADNYFAWQAFARRYDAGNNPSLPPYLQPRHFETVRARAHRVDVRHQSMTRFLHTSPSASADCYVLLDAQDWMSDVDLTELWEEITRTARPGARVIFRTAADERLLPGRIPERLLSRWTYEESRSQVLGARDRSSIYGAFHLYTLRNP encoded by the coding sequence TTGTCAGATATCGCCGCCGCCGTCCGCCGTCATACCACCAGCAATCTGAAACAGGCCGTGCACAAAAACGGCACCCTGTCGCGCGAAGGCGTGTTGGAGCGGCTGTTCACATTTGCTTTTCGCGGCCTGGTTTATCCGCAGATCTGGGAAGATCCGGTGGTCGACATGGACGCGCTGGCGATCCGCCCCACCGATCATGTGGTCACCATCGCCTCTGGGGGCTGCAATGTGATGAGCTATCTGGTGGCCGGTCCCGCCAAGGTGACGGCGCTTGATCTCAACGGCGCCCATGTCGCCCTCAATCGGCTGAAGCTCGCGGCGGTGCGCGCCGTGCCGAGCCATAAGGAATTCTATCGCTTCTTTGGCGCCGCCGATCGGCGCGACAATATGGATCTCTACCAAGAGCATGTCCGGCCGCAGCTCGACGAGACGACACAGCGCTATTGGGAAAAACGCAGCCTGTCCGGACGCCGCCGCATCGGCGCCTTCTCGCGCGGCTTTTATCGCAGCGGCTTGCTCGGCTCCTTCATCGGCGCGGCGCATCTGGTGGCGCGTCTGCATGGTTGCGATCCCAAGCGCATCCTCTCGGCCAAGACGCGCGAAGAGCAGCGCGAGCTGTTCGAGAAACATTATGCCCCGGTGTTCAACAGCTTCCTGCTGCGCCGCATCGTCGCCAATCCGGCGTCGCTCTACGGCCTTGGCATTCCGCCGGCGCAATATCGCGCGCTGGCTGGCGATGAGGGCATGGCGGCCGTGCTGAAGAAGCGGCTCGAAACCCTGTGCTGCGATTTCGACATCGCCGACAATTATTTCGCCTGGCAGGCCTTCGCCCGCCGCTATGACGCGGGCAATAATCCGAGCCTGCCGCCGTATTTGCAGCCGCGCCATTTCGAGACGGTGCGGGCGCGGGCGCATCGCGTCGATGTGCGCCATCAGTCGATGACGCGCTTTCTGCACACGAGCCCGTCGGCCAGCGCCGATTGCTACGTGCTGCTCGACGCGCAGGATTGGATGAGCGATGTCGATCTGACCGAATTGTGGGAGGAGATCACCCGCACGGCGCGGCCGGGCGCGCGCGTCATCTTCCGCACCGCCGCCGACGAACGCCTGCTGCCGGGCCGCATCCCCGAGCGCCTGCTATCGCGCTGGACCTATGAGGAGAGCCGCAGCCAGGTGCTTGGCGCGCGCGATCGCTCCTCGATCTATGGCGCCTTCCATCTCTACACCCTGCGGAATCCTTAA
- a CDS encoding isochorismatase family cysteine hydrolase, which yields MPYQVQTLDPAKTVMIVVDMQNDFVADGAKLQSKQAHAMVPKLAQTLKACREQGIRIIYTAHVHRRDGSDMGLYDDLYGPIADRSSLVDGTAGSEIYDDLAPAAGEHVIKKHRYSAFFATDLDLILREWGIDTVIVSGTTTENCCHATARDAMFHNYKVVFLSDCTGTFDYPDVGQGAMTAAEVHHATLSILAFSTAHVMTADECLGRVQGGPVVLRKAG from the coding sequence ATGCCATATCAGGTCCAAACACTCGATCCGGCCAAAACCGTGATGATCGTCGTCGACATGCAGAACGATTTCGTCGCCGATGGCGCCAAGCTGCAATCGAAACAGGCCCACGCCATGGTGCCGAAACTGGCGCAGACCTTGAAGGCCTGTCGCGAACAGGGCATCCGCATCATCTACACCGCTCATGTGCATCGCCGCGATGGCAGCGACATGGGACTTTACGACGATCTCTATGGGCCGATCGCCGATCGTTCGTCCCTGGTCGATGGCACCGCCGGCTCGGAGATTTACGATGATCTGGCGCCCGCAGCCGGCGAGCATGTGATCAAGAAGCACCGTTACAGCGCTTTCTTCGCCACCGATCTCGATCTGATCCTGCGCGAATGGGGCATCGACACCGTGATCGTCTCGGGCACGACGACGGAAAACTGCTGCCACGCCACGGCGCGCGACGCGATGTTTCACAATTACAAAGTGGTCTTCCTGTCCGATTGCACCGGTACGTTCGATTATCCCGATGTCGGGCAGGGCGCGATGACGGCGGCTGAGGTGCATCACGCGACGCTTTCGATCCTGGCGTTCTCGACCGCCCATGTGATGACGGCGGACGAATGCCTGGGCCGCGTGCAGGGCGGTCCGGTGGTGCTGCGCAAAGCAGGGTGA
- a CDS encoding helix-turn-helix domain-containing protein, whose translation MSAHISDVTAVKPSDGFDHWHQVTCRDFSRTECRRAPHHAFRARIAIRHFGALAINDIWSATPEDERICVTRSPHDIRKDPRDYFMLWLSLGGEAILTQCGREAPLRQGDMVLHDQSQPFTLEFAPRARAMMVSVPRPLLTARLPDAAALTARAIPRTSKLGNLCGTLIRQITSLDEASDAVVDRLSQSALDIFATTLETELTASDGLRGDPRLERVKTFIRAHLHDPDLDLDTIAKAQNMAPRTLNRLFAAEETTPIRWLWQQRLALSYRALSEGKVQQVTDAALNYGFSDLSHFSRAFKAAFGRSPHEVKRR comes from the coding sequence ATGTCGGCTCACATCTCGGATGTCACCGCCGTCAAACCCAGCGACGGTTTCGACCATTGGCATCAGGTGACCTGCCGCGACTTCTCGCGCACCGAATGCCGTCGCGCGCCGCATCATGCGTTTCGCGCCCGCATCGCCATCCGCCACTTCGGCGCGCTCGCCATCAACGACATCTGGTCGGCCACACCGGAGGACGAGCGCATCTGCGTCACCCGCAGCCCGCACGATATCCGCAAGGACCCGCGCGACTATTTCATGCTCTGGCTATCGCTCGGCGGCGAAGCGATCCTGACGCAATGCGGCCGCGAGGCACCGCTGCGCCAGGGCGACATGGTGCTGCACGACCAGTCACAACCCTTCACCTTGGAATTCGCCCCGCGCGCCCGCGCCATGATGGTCTCGGTCCCAAGACCCCTGCTCACAGCGCGCCTGCCCGATGCGGCCGCGCTCACCGCCCGCGCGATCCCACGTACATCAAAGCTCGGCAATCTCTGCGGCACGCTCATCCGCCAGATCACCAGCCTCGATGAAGCCTCCGACGCGGTGGTGGACCGCCTGAGCCAGTCGGCGCTGGACATTTTCGCCACCACTTTGGAAACCGAACTCACCGCGTCCGACGGCCTGCGCGGCGACCCACGGCTTGAGCGCGTCAAAACCTTCATCCGCGCCCACCTGCACGATCCCGATCTTGATCTCGACACCATCGCCAAGGCCCAGAACATGGCGCCGCGCACCCTAAACCGTTTGTTCGCGGCGGAAGAGACGACACCGATCCGCTGGCTCTGGCAACAGCGCCTGGCTTTGAGTTATCGCGCGTTGAGCGAAGGCAAGGTGCAACAGGTGACGGACGCGGCGCTCAACTATGGCTTCAGCGACCTGTCTCACTTCAGCCGCGCGTTTAAAGCGGCGTTTGGGAGATCGCCGCATGAGGTGAAGCGGCGGTAG
- a CDS encoding GIY-YIG nuclease family protein produces the protein MPRSYWVYILASERNGTLYIGVTNDLARRVYEHKTKAVPGFTSRYDVGLLVWYEEYSDVNDAIAREKALKRWERKWKLQLIAATNPQWFDLYETLNR, from the coding sequence ATGCCACGATCTTATTGGGTCTATATTCTGGCCAGCGAACGCAATGGCACGCTTTACATTGGTGTGACCAACGATCTTGCGCGGCGCGTCTATGAACATAAAACCAAGGCCGTTCCTGGATTCACTTCGCGTTATGATGTCGGTCTCCTCGTCTGGTATGAGGAATACAGTGACGTGAATGATGCGATCGCGCGCGAAAAGGCGCTGAAGCGCTGGGAGCGGAAGTGGAAACTTCAGCTGATTGCGGCAACCAATCCGCAGTGGTTCGATCTTTACGAAACCTTGAACCGCTAG
- a CDS encoding alpha/beta-hydrolase family protein — protein sequence MLPNWVIRFWRSFAMTGLLLATLFFAASLTPTLIPRNYLAQGALSGLSAAAGYGLGFFLRWLWRYLELPEFKARTQRIWKVVAALICGVVGLVFLWRAAEWQNSIRHLMHLDPVDTAHPLEVGGIALATFVVVIALARLFNLLLYFISERLNRFVPKRISYVVGTAIVALLFWSAANGVIFRYALRALDSSFQRLDALMPPDMQRPADPLKTGSASSLVRWQDLGRMGRSYIATGPTATDIASFTKAPAKEPVRVYVGLESGATPQERARLALEELKRAGGFERSTLVIITPTGTGWVDGQAIDPIEFLHRGDVASVAAQYSYLASWMSLLVEPGYGAEQSRALFSEIYGYWHTLPRASRPKLYLFGLSLGSLSTELSNELFEVLGDPYQGELLAGPPFASRIWRSITNRRNPGTPEWLPQFRDGSYVRFTAQKNALDIPDAQWGPLRVVYLQYASDPITFFDPSSFYREPDWMKTPRGPDVSPELRWYPVVTFLQLALDLAVATTTPIGFGHVYAAENYIDAWKEVANIKDWSPVETDRLKERFIAQRAVKN from the coding sequence ATGCTGCCGAATTGGGTCATCCGTTTCTGGCGTTCGTTCGCGATGACCGGCCTGTTGCTGGCCACGCTATTCTTCGCGGCCTCGCTGACACCGACCCTGATCCCGCGTAATTATCTCGCCCAAGGCGCATTGTCCGGCCTGTCGGCCGCCGCCGGTTATGGTCTCGGCTTCTTTCTGCGCTGGCTCTGGCGCTATCTGGAACTGCCGGAATTCAAAGCGCGCACCCAGCGCATCTGGAAAGTCGTGGCGGCGCTGATCTGCGGCGTCGTCGGCCTCGTCTTTCTGTGGCGCGCCGCCGAATGGCAGAACTCGATCCGGCATTTGATGCACCTCGATCCGGTGGACACGGCGCATCCGCTGGAGGTCGGCGGCATCGCGCTGGCCACCTTCGTCGTGGTCATCGCGCTCGCCCGGTTGTTCAACCTTCTGCTCTATTTCATTTCCGAACGGCTGAACCGCTTCGTGCCGAAGCGCATCTCCTATGTTGTGGGAACGGCGATTGTGGCGCTGCTGTTCTGGTCGGCGGCGAACGGCGTCATCTTCCGCTATGCGCTGCGCGCGCTCGACAGCTCCTTCCAGCGGCTGGACGCCCTGATGCCGCCCGACATGCAGCGGCCAGCCGATCCGCTCAAGACCGGCAGCGCCAGTTCGCTGGTGCGCTGGCAGGATCTCGGCCGCATGGGCCGCTCCTATATCGCGACGGGGCCGACCGCCACCGACATCGCCTCTTTCACCAAGGCGCCAGCGAAGGAGCCGGTGCGCGTCTATGTCGGGCTCGAATCCGGGGCGACGCCGCAGGAGCGGGCCCGTTTGGCATTGGAGGAGTTGAAGCGGGCGGGGGGCTTTGAGCGCTCGACGCTGGTCATCATCACGCCCACCGGCACCGGCTGGGTCGACGGACAGGCGATTGACCCGATCGAGTTTCTTCACCGTGGCGATGTCGCCAGCGTCGCGGCGCAATATTCCTATCTCGCCAGCTGGATGTCGCTTCTGGTCGAACCGGGCTATGGCGCCGAACAATCGCGCGCCCTGTTCAGCGAGATCTACGGCTATTGGCACACGCTGCCGCGCGCCTCGCGGCCAAAGCTCTATCTGTTCGGGCTCAGCCTCGGCTCGCTCTCGACCGAACTGTCGAATGAATTGTTCGAGGTGTTGGGCGATCCCTATCAGGGCGAGCTGCTGGCTGGGCCGCCGTTCGCCAGCCGCATCTGGCGCTCGATCACCAATCGCCGCAACCCCGGCACGCCGGAATGGCTGCCGCAATTCCGCGACGGCTCCTATGTCCGCTTCACCGCGCAGAAGAACGCGCTGGATATTCCCGATGCGCAGTGGGGACCGTTGCGGGTGGTCTATTTGCAATATGCCAGCGATCCGATCACCTTCTTCGATCCGAGCTCGTTCTACCGCGAGCCCGACTGGATGAAGACGCCGCGCGGCCCCGATGTTTCGCCCGAGCTGCGCTGGTATCCAGTCGTCACCTTCCTGCAACTGGCGCTTGATCTCGCTGTCGCCACCACAACGCCGATCGGCTTTGGCCATGTTTATGCGGCGGAGAATTATATCGATGCGTGGAAGGAAGTGGCCAATATCAAGGATTGGTCGCCGGTGGAGACCGATCGGTTGAAAGAGCGGTTTATTGCGCAGCGGGCGGTGAAGAATTGA
- a CDS encoding site-2 protease family protein codes for MGWSVMIGRIAGTAVRIHITFLLFLLWIGFASWRTGGSEAAWNGVAFMVLLFACVLAHEFGHIFMARRFGIATPDVTLLPIGGVAQLERMPEKPIEQLWVAIAGPAVNVVIALVLIFALGATTDVQQLAQIEDGRHALIARLASANLFLAIFNLIPAFPMDGGRVLNAILAMRMDPRRAVQISARIGQGFALLLGFLGLFGNPLLVFIAIFIYMAAAAEAQGSTMQSTTSGLFVSDAMETKFLTIPIEADLAHAVETLLSTSQHEFPVVDAFGKPIGVLTRDDLLTALKSKTPDAPVAEAINAGAPSVHPRDSLDSALRTLNSTGAPAISVIDEQGRAVGMLTAQNVLEMMMVRSARPEWNFGRK; via the coding sequence ATGGGTTGGTCGGTTATGATCGGGCGTATCGCCGGGACGGCGGTGCGCATTCACATCACCTTTCTGCTGTTCCTGTTGTGGATCGGCTTCGCCTCCTGGCGCACCGGCGGTTCCGAGGCCGCCTGGAACGGCGTCGCCTTCATGGTGCTGCTGTTTGCCTGCGTGCTGGCGCATGAGTTCGGCCATATCTTCATGGCGCGCCGCTTCGGCATCGCCACGCCGGACGTGACCTTGCTGCCGATCGGCGGCGTGGCGCAGCTTGAGCGCATGCCCGAAAAGCCGATCGAACAGCTTTGGGTGGCGATCGCCGGGCCAGCGGTGAATGTAGTGATTGCCCTGGTGTTGATCTTCGCTTTGGGCGCGACGACGGATGTGCAGCAACTGGCGCAGATCGAAGACGGCCGGCATGCGCTGATCGCACGGCTCGCCAGCGCCAATCTGTTTCTCGCCATCTTCAATCTCATTCCCGCTTTTCCGATGGATGGCGGGCGCGTGCTCAACGCCATTCTCGCCATGCGCATGGATCCGCGCCGCGCCGTGCAGATCTCGGCGCGCATCGGGCAGGGCTTCGCTCTGCTGCTAGGATTCTTGGGCCTGTTCGGCAATCCGCTGCTCGTCTTCATCGCCATCTTCATCTATATGGCCGCCGCCGCCGAAGCGCAGGGCAGCACGATGCAGAGCACGACATCGGGGCTTTTCGTTTCCGACGCGATGGAGACGAAGTTTCTCACCATTCCGATCGAGGCTGATCTTGCGCACGCGGTCGAGACATTGCTGTCCACATCCCAGCATGAATTCCCGGTGGTCGATGCTTTCGGCAAACCGATCGGCGTTCTGACCCGCGACGATCTGTTGACGGCGCTAAAGAGCAAGACGCCGGATGCGCCGGTGGCGGAAGCCATCAACGCCGGCGCCCCCAGCGTGCATCCGCGCGATAGCCTCGACAGCGCCTTGCGGACGCTCAATTCCACCGGTGCGCCAGCGATCAGCGTCATCGACGAGCAGGGCCGGGCCGTCGGCATGCTGACGGCGCAGAACGTGCTGGAAATGATGATGGTGCGCAGCGCGCGGCCGGAGTGGAATTTCGGACGTAAGTGA
- a CDS encoding MarR family transcriptional regulator, which translates to MSTALKSEMSQNRSERTAQVRPAYLESLTLVERLHRRLLDVIKDEFDRRGRSDINAVQALLLYNIGGSELTAGELRTRGYYLGSNVSYNVKKLVEMGYLHHARSRVDRRSVRISLTDKGKEVHDVVSALYEKHVLTVEQIGGIPAEDFVRMNQALVRLERFWTDQIRYRL; encoded by the coding sequence ATGAGCACGGCTTTGAAGTCCGAAATGTCGCAGAACCGGTCCGAGCGCACAGCGCAAGTGCGTCCCGCCTATTTGGAATCGCTGACCCTGGTGGAGCGGCTGCATCGCCGCCTGCTCGATGTCATCAAGGATGAATTCGACCGCCGCGGTCGCAGCGACATCAACGCCGTGCAGGCGCTGCTGCTCTATAACATCGGCGGCAGCGAGTTGACGGCGGGCGAACTGCGCACACGCGGTTACTATCTCGGCTCCAACGTCTCCTACAACGTCAAGAAACTGGTCGAGATGGGCTATCTGCATCATGCCCGCTCGCGCGTCGATCGTCGCTCGGTGCGCATCAGCCTGACCGACAAGGGCAAGGAAGTGCATGACGTCGTCAGCGCGCTCTATGAGAAGCATGTCCTGACGGTGGAACAGATCGGCGGTATTCCGGCGGAAGATTTCGTCCGCATGAACCAGGCCCTGGTGCGCCTCGAGCGCTTCTGGACCGACCAGATCCGTTATCGTCTGTAG
- a CDS encoding IclR family transcriptional regulator, with product MNTRTSKAKPVARRNAGESAVSRTTKSDKGSVQSAEVGLNLLVTLAENGGDLTLSALSAQSQMAPAKAHRYLVSLIRAGFVEQDPRSERYALGPQAIRVGLVALGRLDMMEEATNALYRLRDRIDETVLLAVWGAYGATVVRRVDASRPVTVNARIGSVLPLLRSATGLVFGAFLPKEMIEPVLASELALAREGAPLALATTEQAAHRLFDTVRQRGIGFVDGARLVGIQSFSAPVFNAEGELACALTTLGPTGSFDDRPDGQTALAVLDVARDLSVRLGSFKA from the coding sequence GTGAATACACGCACCAGCAAGGCAAAACCCGTCGCGCGGCGCAACGCTGGCGAGAGCGCGGTTTCGCGCACCACCAAGAGCGACAAAGGCAGCGTGCAGTCGGCGGAGGTCGGGCTCAACCTGCTCGTCACCCTGGCGGAGAATGGTGGCGACCTGACTTTGTCGGCTTTGTCGGCGCAATCGCAGATGGCGCCGGCCAAGGCGCATCGCTATCTCGTCAGCCTGATCCGCGCCGGTTTTGTCGAGCAAGATCCGCGTTCGGAGCGCTATGCGCTCGGGCCCCAGGCGATCCGCGTCGGGCTGGTGGCGTTGGGCCGCCTCGACATGATGGAGGAAGCGACCAACGCGCTCTACCGATTGCGCGATCGCATCGATGAGACGGTGCTGCTCGCCGTTTGGGGCGCTTATGGTGCGACGGTGGTGCGGCGCGTCGATGCCAGTCGGCCGGTGACTGTCAATGCGCGTATCGGCTCGGTTCTGCCGTTGTTGCGTTCGGCGACGGGCCTCGTGTTCGGCGCCTTCCTGCCGAAAGAGATGATCGAGCCTGTGCTGGCTTCCGAATTGGCGCTGGCGCGCGAAGGCGCGCCGCTGGCGCTGGCGACCACGGAGCAGGCGGCGCACCGGCTCTTCGATACGGTGCGCCAGCGCGGGATCGGCTTTGTCGATGGCGCCAGGCTCGTGGGCATCCAATCGTTCAGCGCGCCGGTGTTTAATGCCGAGGGCGAACTGGCCTGCGCGCTGACGACGCTCGGCCCCACAGGCAGTTTCGACGATCGCCCCGATGGCCAGACGGCGCTCGCGGTGCTGGACGTGGCACGCGACCTGTCGGTACGGCTCGGCAGCTTCAAGGCGTGA
- a CDS encoding DUF6163 family protein: MPIVQADRSDPFDDREAIQVGPEAERRRRASLRWAIMLVVYMRALAALWMVLGLVNWMKLLFPAGGPPNLPESLNSTVAVLAVVQVVAAAGLWLANPWGGVLWLVVAFGEALAALFVAGFPNGGALLMALYAPLILIYFLLTYLASRETEVRYGGRPKPLIGRFKRTGG, from the coding sequence ATGCCGATCGTCCAGGCGGACCGATCAGACCCATTTGACGACCGCGAGGCCATCCAGGTCGGGCCGGAGGCGGAACGCCGCCGCCGCGCCTCGCTGCGCTGGGCCATCATGCTGGTGGTTTACATGCGGGCCCTGGCGGCGCTGTGGATGGTTCTCGGCCTCGTTAACTGGATGAAGTTACTTTTCCCGGCCGGCGGCCCGCCAAACCTTCCCGAAAGCCTGAATTCGACCGTCGCCGTGCTCGCCGTCGTCCAGGTGGTGGCGGCCGCGGGCCTGTGGCTGGCCAATCCATGGGGTGGGGTGCTGTGGCTGGTGGTGGCTTTTGGCGAGGCGCTGGCGGCGCTTTTCGTGGCCGGATTTCCCAATGGCGGGGCCCTTCTGATGGCCCTCTACGCGCCCCTGATTTTGATCTATTTCCTACTGACTTATCTCGCTTCCCGGGAAACCGAAGTGCGTTATGGAGGCCGTCCAAAGCCTCTGATCGGGCGCTTCAAGCGCACCGGTGGTTAA